A single region of the Arthrobacter sp. PAMC25564 genome encodes:
- a CDS encoding FAD-dependent oxidoreductase, with protein MSATSVTPDSQTRPRIVIAGAGPTAQDLVRQLTRTPFAGGITVLSNRDEAPAGLLELAALPQVSVRFGQPASYIDPDGRYVITADGLEFSYDQLVIATGSSPAHAPLEGSGRCLSYATIDDAHRLGDAVKDITRVLGRRPVGILVGTGTAAGQAEAVLRARGVRPVRTTLRPAAVVPNLAGSMLPAAGIVFEDGSSVNCDLVVLAEERIARDALAVSAGLRTASSGGIVIGKDFRTSVPGIWAIGDAAVFDGVRLGLLVASASAASVCASQLRQATMADALSEAA; from the coding sequence ATGTCCGCCACCAGCGTTACTCCCGATTCCCAGACCCGGCCCCGGATCGTCATTGCAGGTGCCGGTCCGACCGCCCAGGACCTCGTCCGCCAGCTCACCCGGACACCGTTCGCGGGCGGGATCACCGTGCTGAGCAACCGGGACGAGGCCCCCGCCGGACTCCTGGAGCTTGCCGCGCTTCCGCAGGTCTCGGTGCGGTTCGGCCAGCCGGCCAGCTACATCGATCCCGACGGCCGTTACGTGATCACCGCGGACGGCCTGGAATTCAGCTACGACCAGCTGGTCATCGCCACCGGATCCTCCCCGGCCCATGCACCGCTTGAAGGCTCCGGGCGTTGCCTGAGCTACGCCACGATCGATGACGCCCACCGGCTCGGCGACGCCGTCAAGGACATCACCCGGGTCCTCGGGCGGCGCCCGGTGGGCATCCTGGTGGGAACCGGCACCGCCGCGGGCCAGGCCGAAGCGGTGCTGCGCGCCCGCGGCGTCCGGCCCGTCCGCACGACGCTCCGGCCGGCCGCCGTCGTTCCCAACCTCGCCGGTTCCATGCTGCCGGCCGCGGGAATCGTGTTCGAGGACGGCTCCAGCGTGAACTGTGACCTGGTGGTCCTGGCCGAGGAACGGATTGCCCGGGACGCCCTCGCGGTCAGTGCCGGGCTGAGGACGGCATCCAGCGGCGGCATCGTGATCGGCAAGGACTTCCGCACCTCTGTTCCGGGCATCTGGGCGATCGGTGACGCGGCGGTGTTCGACGGCGTCCGGCTGGGACTCCTGGTGGCCTCCGCCTCCGCCGCCTCGGTCTGCGCTTCCCAGCTGCGCCAGGCGACCATGGCCGATGCCCTGTCCGAGGCCGCCTGA
- a CDS encoding glycosyltransferase, with the protein MILVYMILVLGISTIFWTLIGLMRVACEGYERHRAALPARGLAGGRRWLAGDWFGSGTSRFPSLPSNGLAARMLRDHGRRKAKPVRVLPANVAVLIAAHNEALVISETIRTAAVLVPRGNIHVVSDMSSDDTATIARRAGVKVLELETNRGKAGALAAGIAYFGLCQKFKVVMLLDADTRPAPDYLETGLPLFSDPEVVAVAGRARSIMTPTTPSVLGRFLVAYRERLYIVVQLLLKYGQAARGANVVSIVPGFASMYRTSALEKVDVRAPGLVIEDFNMTFELHAKKLGRIAFHPSAAVAYTQDPDTLHDYIKQVWRWSLGFWQTVRRHRIQAGKFWLVLVIYMVELVLSCIFLVLLIPVFLLSVMAAVQLQLGNASPEMIGVAGLLRPQDLLLGVFLPDLLLTIIAAVSLRRPSILLMAPLFPFMRILDAGICLLVLPRAFSAASTGVWTSPTRRAQNEPHHPGLEALPSPAGPGAGFSR; encoded by the coding sequence GTGATTCTCGTCTACATGATTCTGGTTCTCGGTATAAGCACGATCTTCTGGACACTTATCGGATTGATGAGAGTCGCGTGCGAAGGATATGAACGGCACAGGGCAGCGTTGCCGGCCCGCGGCCTGGCAGGGGGGCGGCGCTGGCTGGCGGGCGACTGGTTCGGCTCCGGAACAAGCCGGTTCCCGTCCCTTCCCAGCAACGGGCTCGCCGCCAGGATGCTGCGGGACCATGGCCGTCGCAAGGCCAAGCCCGTCCGAGTGCTGCCCGCCAATGTCGCGGTCCTGATTGCGGCCCACAATGAAGCGCTCGTGATCAGCGAAACCATTCGGACCGCCGCTGTCCTGGTCCCCCGGGGGAACATCCATGTCGTGTCGGACATGTCCTCGGACGATACCGCGACAATCGCGCGGAGGGCGGGCGTGAAAGTGCTCGAACTCGAGACGAACCGTGGCAAGGCCGGGGCATTGGCTGCGGGGATCGCCTACTTCGGCCTGTGCCAGAAGTTCAAGGTGGTGATGCTGCTGGACGCGGACACCCGTCCGGCCCCGGACTACCTCGAGACCGGGCTGCCGCTGTTCTCCGACCCCGAGGTGGTCGCCGTAGCGGGCCGGGCCAGGTCCATCATGACCCCGACGACACCCAGTGTGCTTGGCCGCTTCCTGGTGGCGTACCGCGAGCGGCTGTACATCGTGGTGCAGTTGCTGCTCAAGTACGGTCAGGCTGCGAGGGGCGCAAATGTCGTGTCGATCGTACCGGGCTTTGCCAGCATGTATCGGACCAGCGCCCTCGAAAAGGTTGACGTGCGGGCGCCCGGACTGGTTATCGAGGATTTCAACATGACATTCGAGCTGCATGCGAAGAAGCTGGGCAGGATCGCCTTTCATCCCTCGGCCGCCGTGGCCTACACCCAGGATCCGGACACGCTCCACGACTACATCAAGCAGGTGTGGCGCTGGTCCCTCGGATTTTGGCAGACGGTACGGCGCCACAGGATCCAGGCCGGCAAGTTTTGGCTGGTGCTCGTGATCTACATGGTAGAGCTCGTGCTCAGTTGCATATTCCTGGTGTTGCTCATCCCGGTATTCCTGCTCTCGGTCATGGCGGCGGTGCAGTTGCAGCTCGGAAACGCATCCCCCGAGATGATCGGCGTGGCAGGGCTGCTACGCCCTCAGGACCTCCTGCTCGGAGTCTTCCTGCCGGACCTGCTCCTGACGATCATCGCCGCGGTGTCCCTGCGCCGGCCGTCCATACTGTTGATGGCACCGTTGTTCCCGTTCATGCGGATTCTCGATGCGGGAATCTGCTTGTTGGTCCTGCCTCGGGCATTCTCGGCGGCCTCAACGGGAGTCTGGACCAGTCCGACCCGCCGGGCCCAGAACGAGCCTCACCATCCGGGCCTCGAAGCGCTCCCGAGCCCAGCGGGTCCGGGCGCGGGATTCAGCCGTTAG
- the deoC gene encoding deoxyribose-phosphate aldolase has protein sequence MSNEATTPGTAAASAAPETPESAGTIASYIDHTLLKPEASEAEILRVCAEAAEYRFKSVCVNPIWVKTVKKALKGSGVLTCSVVGFPLGATPTDVKEFEARGAVLDGAEEVDMVINIAAARANDKGALVDDITAVAEVVHEGGAILKVIIETALLDDAQKVLACEAAVEAGADFVKTSTGFNGGGATAEDVALMRRAVGPDLGVKASGGVRSLADAQAMIAAGATRIGASSGIAIVKGEQGSSAY, from the coding sequence ATGAGCAACGAAGCCACCACCCCAGGCACGGCTGCCGCAAGCGCTGCCCCGGAAACTCCGGAAAGTGCAGGAACGATTGCCTCCTACATTGACCACACCCTGCTCAAGCCCGAGGCGAGCGAGGCCGAGATCCTCAGGGTCTGCGCCGAGGCTGCCGAGTACCGCTTCAAGTCCGTCTGCGTCAACCCGATCTGGGTCAAAACCGTCAAGAAGGCCCTCAAGGGATCCGGCGTCCTGACCTGTTCGGTGGTGGGCTTCCCGCTCGGTGCCACCCCCACGGACGTCAAGGAGTTCGAGGCCCGCGGCGCCGTCCTGGACGGCGCCGAAGAAGTCGACATGGTCATCAACATCGCCGCGGCCCGCGCGAATGACAAGGGAGCCCTCGTCGATGACATCACGGCCGTCGCCGAGGTCGTCCATGAAGGCGGCGCCATACTGAAGGTCATCATCGAAACGGCGCTGCTGGACGACGCCCAGAAAGTGCTGGCCTGCGAGGCCGCGGTGGAGGCAGGTGCTGATTTCGTGAAGACCTCCACCGGCTTCAACGGCGGCGGTGCCACTGCCGAGGACGTTGCCCTGATGCGCCGCGCGGTAGGCCCGGATCTGGGGGTCAAGGCGTCCGGCGGCGTGCGTTCCCTGGCCGATGCACAGGCTATGATTGCTGCTGGTGCAACACGTATTGGCGCCAGCTCCGGGATCGCGATCGTCAAGGGTGAACAGGGTTCGTCCGCGTACTGA
- a CDS encoding uroporphyrinogen-III synthase — protein sequence MPQDGQAPEDGPDKAGLPLEGFRIGVTSHRRSQDLIEALERRGAEVLHAPALKIAPVQEDLSLITDTRAIIAARPDLCIATTAYGMRRWCEAADSFGIGEALLETLGATRMFVRGPKARGAVRAAGLADVGISSDETTATLVDMLLAEGVRGKTIAVQLHGYTDVRQLERLRMSGATVLTVTPYRWVKPDGADRLPRLIEAACSGNLDVLTFTSAPAVDAMWSTAHEMGVYKELVHALKTTVATAVVGPITAQPLIDAGLQPLIPERFRMGALIRLVCEHLALNHVRRLDTVSGTVELRGRSLRINGEAVELAPAPLLLLRALMGAGGAVLTREALSELLELRGSVHALDMTVSRLRSSLPDGRLVETVVKRGYRIRV from the coding sequence ATTCCGCAGGATGGCCAGGCGCCCGAGGACGGCCCCGACAAGGCGGGCCTGCCGCTGGAGGGCTTCCGGATCGGCGTCACCTCACACCGGCGTTCCCAGGACCTGATCGAGGCCCTGGAACGGCGCGGCGCCGAGGTGCTGCACGCGCCGGCCCTGAAAATCGCCCCGGTACAGGAGGACCTGAGCCTGATCACGGACACCCGGGCCATCATCGCCGCCCGGCCGGACCTGTGCATTGCGACCACCGCCTACGGAATGCGCCGCTGGTGCGAAGCCGCGGACAGCTTCGGCATCGGCGAGGCGCTGCTGGAAACCCTCGGCGCCACCCGGATGTTCGTCCGGGGCCCCAAGGCCCGCGGCGCCGTCCGCGCGGCAGGCCTTGCCGACGTCGGGATCAGCAGCGACGAAACCACCGCGACCCTGGTGGACATGCTCCTTGCCGAAGGCGTCCGGGGCAAGACCATCGCGGTCCAGCTGCACGGCTACACGGACGTGCGCCAGCTCGAACGCCTGCGGATGTCCGGGGCCACCGTCCTGACGGTCACGCCGTACCGCTGGGTCAAGCCCGACGGCGCCGACCGGCTGCCGCGGCTGATCGAGGCGGCGTGCAGCGGCAACCTGGACGTCCTGACCTTCACCAGCGCCCCCGCCGTGGATGCGATGTGGAGCACTGCCCACGAGATGGGCGTGTACAAGGAGCTGGTACACGCCCTGAAGACCACCGTCGCCACCGCCGTCGTGGGGCCCATCACCGCCCAGCCGCTGATCGACGCCGGCCTGCAGCCGCTTATCCCGGAACGCTTCCGGATGGGGGCCCTGATCCGCCTGGTCTGCGAGCACCTGGCCCTCAACCACGTCCGCCGGCTGGACACCGTCTCGGGCACAGTGGAACTCCGCGGCCGCTCGCTTCGGATCAACGGCGAGGCAGTGGAGCTGGCCCCGGCCCCGCTGCTGCTGCTGCGTGCCCTGATGGGCGCCGGCGGCGCCGTACTGACCCGCGAGGCGCTTTCTGAGCTGTTGGAACTCCGCGGTTCGGTCCACGCGCTGGACATGACCGTCAGCCGTCTGCGGTCCTCGCTGCCGGACGGCCGGCTGGTGGAAACCGTGGTGAAGCGCGGCTACCGGATCCGGGTGTGA
- a CDS encoding metal-dependent hydrolase produces MGGHHAASGAAAWVAIASTGPYALGWYPLDPTGILIGGMATAGTALVCDWDHRSSTIAHSLPPLSNMIAIGIENASGGHRQGTHSVLGAAFFVLLATMAGQLQLQTGWGLLSVGAGLLCMFMINIAAKALKLFPKYGWISNWIFALTMAGLVTWFAPHQWTWLPVSMLTGVLVHIIGDMVTTGGVPLLWPIVIKPPKFLRKLPLLKDVWKANGAFSIPLLGRAGSRREWLVLIPVSGYAMVGMCVAALALAKAHFPGVLALGASLVNSLVGRLPG; encoded by the coding sequence ATGGGTGGACACCACGCCGCGTCGGGAGCCGCAGCGTGGGTGGCCATTGCCTCCACCGGGCCGTACGCGCTGGGCTGGTATCCGCTGGACCCCACCGGGATCCTGATCGGCGGGATGGCGACGGCGGGGACGGCCCTGGTGTGCGACTGGGACCACCGCTCCAGCACCATTGCGCACTCACTGCCGCCGCTGTCCAACATGATCGCGATCGGGATCGAGAACGCGTCCGGCGGGCACCGGCAGGGCACCCATTCGGTGCTCGGCGCGGCATTCTTCGTGTTGCTCGCGACGATGGCCGGGCAGCTTCAGCTGCAGACCGGGTGGGGCCTGCTGTCCGTGGGCGCGGGGCTGCTGTGCATGTTCATGATCAACATCGCCGCCAAGGCCCTGAAGCTCTTCCCGAAGTACGGCTGGATCAGCAACTGGATCTTCGCCCTGACCATGGCCGGGCTCGTGACCTGGTTCGCGCCGCACCAGTGGACGTGGCTGCCGGTCTCGATGCTCACCGGTGTGCTGGTGCACATCATCGGGGACATGGTGACCACCGGGGGAGTGCCGCTGCTCTGGCCGATCGTGATCAAGCCGCCGAAGTTCCTGCGCAAGCTGCCGTTGCTTAAGGACGTCTGGAAGGCCAACGGGGCGTTTTCCATCCCGCTGCTGGGCCGTGCCGGCTCACGGCGGGAATGGCTCGTCCTGATCCCCGTCAGCGGCTACGCCATGGTCGGGATGTGTGTGGCGGCGCTGGCCCTGGCCAAGGCACATTTCCCGGGGGTCCTGGCGCTCGGGGCCTCGCTCGTGAACAGCCTCGTCGGCCGGTTGCCCGGCTGA
- the mfd gene encoding transcription-repair coupling factor produces MSLNGPSLTGLRRVLAEDRNYARVKAEAARGFAGRSEDYQISAPAGLRSALLAEMADGVAASAERTAENTADGGGLSPVVLAVTATGREAEDLTAALRAFLPADAVAEFPSWETLPHERLSPRSDTVGRRLSVLRRLAHPESSSGGALRVVVAPVRAVVQPIVAGLGELVPVALKVGQEVPFGDVVRSLADAAYARVDMVTRRGEFAVRGGMLDVFPPTEDHPVRVEFFGDEVDQMRWFAVADQRSLTAPGVHHPNELHAPPCREILITPAVMSRAATLKTQLPAAADMLEKIAGGIAVEGMESLAPVLVDSMVPFLDQLPGGSIAVVIEPEKVRTRAHDLAATNEEFLEAAWSTASDGGTAPLDLNTDLGSAASAALHSASFRSLTETRSAALAHGVSWWSISSLATDEELLPDVDVLNLHAKEPRGYQGDVAEMMEFIGSHVRDQWRIVVATEGPGPAQRLAELFHDNDIPCARVECLDKDPQAGIIEVTTAAVGRGFVLDSLKLGLLTEADLLGRTSAGSTKDMRRMPSKRRNAVDPLQLVAGDSVVHEQHGIGRFVELIQRKVAGGGDGVREYLVLEYAPSKRGAPGDRLFVPTDQLDQVTRYVGGDTPALSKMGGSDWASTKSKARKAVKEIAGELIRLYSARMASRGHAFGPDTPWQRELEEAFPYVETPDQLTTINEVKADMEREIPMDRLISGDVGYGKTEIAVRAAFKAVQDGKQVAVLVPTTLLAQQHFETFTERFSGFPLVVKPLSRFQGAKETKETVEGVRNGSVDVVIGTHRLLSKDFEFKDLGLVVVDEEQRFGVEHKEALKKMRTNVDVLAMSATPIPRTLEMSLTGIRETSTLATPPEERHPVLTYVGPYTDKQTSAAIRRELMREGQVFFVHNRVSTIDRTAAKIRELVPEARVEVAHGQMSESRLEQIIVDFWEKRFDVLVCTTIIETGLDISNANTLIVDGADKYGLSQLHQLRGRVGRGRERAYAYFLYPSEKPLGEVALERLKAVATHNELGAGMQLAMKDLEIRGAGNLLGGEQSGHIQGVGFDLYIRLVGEAVAEYRGEAEEKAAEMKIELPVNAHLPHDYVPGERLRLEAYRKLAGAITYEAIDEVLAELVDRYGELPLPAKNLIDVARFRVGAREAGLSDIALQGNFIKFSPAQLPESKLMRLARMYPGSQSKPALDAVLIPKPKTAKIGGRDLQDAGILEWANGVIRNIFSDAAVEAARSQP; encoded by the coding sequence ATGAGCCTCAACGGCCCCTCTCTCACCGGTTTGCGCCGCGTCCTCGCCGAAGACCGGAACTACGCCCGCGTCAAGGCCGAGGCCGCCCGCGGTTTCGCCGGCCGCAGCGAGGATTACCAGATCAGCGCTCCCGCAGGCCTGCGGTCCGCACTCCTGGCGGAAATGGCGGACGGCGTGGCGGCGTCAGCCGAAAGAACAGCGGAAAATACCGCGGACGGCGGCGGCCTGTCACCGGTGGTCCTGGCCGTCACCGCGACTGGCCGGGAGGCCGAGGACCTGACCGCGGCCCTGCGCGCCTTCCTGCCGGCGGACGCCGTGGCCGAGTTCCCCAGCTGGGAGACCCTGCCGCATGAACGGCTCTCGCCGCGCTCGGACACCGTCGGCCGGCGGCTGTCCGTGCTGCGCCGGCTGGCCCACCCCGAATCCTCGTCCGGCGGCGCCCTGCGTGTTGTTGTGGCTCCCGTGCGCGCCGTCGTCCAGCCGATCGTGGCGGGGCTGGGCGAGCTGGTGCCCGTGGCGCTGAAGGTCGGCCAGGAGGTTCCCTTCGGTGACGTCGTCCGGAGCCTCGCCGACGCCGCCTACGCCCGGGTGGACATGGTCACACGGCGCGGGGAATTCGCGGTCCGCGGCGGAATGCTGGATGTCTTCCCGCCCACCGAGGACCACCCCGTCCGGGTCGAGTTCTTCGGCGACGAGGTTGACCAGATGCGCTGGTTCGCCGTCGCCGACCAGCGCTCGCTGACCGCACCGGGCGTACACCACCCCAACGAACTGCACGCCCCGCCCTGCCGTGAAATCCTGATCACCCCCGCCGTTATGTCCCGCGCCGCGACGCTGAAAACACAGCTCCCGGCCGCCGCGGACATGCTGGAGAAGATTGCCGGCGGGATCGCCGTCGAAGGCATGGAATCCCTGGCCCCGGTGCTGGTGGACTCGATGGTTCCGTTCCTGGACCAGCTCCCGGGCGGCTCGATCGCCGTCGTGATCGAGCCGGAGAAGGTGCGGACCCGCGCCCATGACCTCGCCGCAACCAACGAGGAATTCCTCGAGGCGGCCTGGTCCACGGCCTCGGACGGCGGAACCGCACCCCTTGACCTGAACACGGACCTGGGCTCCGCGGCCTCGGCTGCCCTGCACTCGGCGAGCTTCCGCTCGCTGACCGAGACCCGTTCCGCGGCCCTCGCGCACGGCGTCTCATGGTGGTCCATCAGCTCGCTCGCCACCGACGAGGAGCTGCTGCCCGACGTCGACGTGCTCAACCTGCACGCCAAGGAACCCCGCGGCTACCAGGGCGACGTGGCCGAAATGATGGAGTTCATCGGTTCCCATGTCCGGGACCAATGGCGGATCGTGGTGGCCACCGAGGGCCCGGGCCCGGCGCAGCGCCTCGCCGAACTCTTCCACGACAACGACATCCCCTGCGCCCGGGTGGAGTGCCTCGACAAGGACCCCCAGGCCGGCATCATCGAGGTGACCACCGCCGCCGTCGGACGGGGCTTTGTCCTGGACAGCCTCAAACTCGGCCTCCTGACCGAAGCGGACCTCCTGGGCCGCACCTCCGCGGGCTCCACGAAGGACATGCGCCGGATGCCGTCCAAACGGCGCAACGCCGTGGATCCGCTGCAGCTCGTGGCCGGTGACTCGGTGGTGCACGAACAGCACGGCATCGGACGCTTCGTCGAACTGATCCAGCGCAAGGTCGCAGGTGGCGGGGACGGCGTGCGCGAATACCTGGTCCTGGAATATGCGCCGTCCAAGCGCGGCGCCCCGGGCGACCGGCTCTTCGTGCCCACCGACCAGCTGGACCAGGTCACCCGCTATGTTGGCGGGGACACCCCGGCCCTGAGCAAGATGGGCGGCTCGGACTGGGCCAGCACCAAGTCCAAGGCCCGGAAGGCCGTCAAGGAAATCGCCGGCGAGCTGATCCGGCTCTACTCGGCCCGGATGGCCTCCCGCGGCCACGCCTTCGGTCCCGATACCCCGTGGCAGCGCGAACTGGAGGAGGCCTTCCCGTACGTGGAGACCCCGGACCAGCTCACCACCATCAACGAGGTCAAGGCCGACATGGAGCGTGAGATCCCGATGGACCGGCTGATCTCCGGCGATGTGGGCTACGGCAAGACCGAGATCGCGGTCCGGGCGGCCTTCAAGGCGGTCCAGGACGGCAAGCAGGTCGCCGTGCTCGTGCCCACCACCCTGCTCGCCCAGCAGCACTTCGAGACTTTCACCGAACGGTTCTCAGGCTTCCCCCTGGTGGTCAAGCCGCTGTCCCGCTTCCAGGGAGCCAAGGAAACCAAGGAGACGGTCGAGGGGGTCAGGAACGGCTCGGTGGACGTCGTGATCGGCACCCACCGGCTGCTGTCCAAGGACTTCGAGTTCAAGGACCTCGGCCTGGTGGTGGTCGACGAGGAGCAGCGCTTCGGCGTCGAACACAAGGAGGCGCTGAAGAAGATGCGCACCAACGTGGACGTCCTGGCCATGAGCGCCACCCCGATTCCCCGGACCCTGGAGATGTCCCTGACCGGCATCCGCGAGACCTCCACCCTGGCCACCCCGCCGGAGGAGCGCCACCCGGTGCTGACCTACGTGGGCCCCTACACGGACAAGCAGACTTCCGCGGCGATCCGCCGCGAGCTGATGCGCGAAGGCCAGGTGTTCTTCGTCCACAACCGGGTGTCCACCATCGACCGCACCGCCGCGAAGATCCGCGAGCTTGTCCCGGAGGCCAGGGTCGAGGTGGCGCACGGACAGATGTCCGAGAGCCGGCTCGAGCAGATCATCGTCGACTTCTGGGAGAAGCGCTTCGACGTGCTGGTCTGCACCACCATTATCGAGACCGGCCTTGACATCTCCAACGCCAACACGCTGATCGTGGACGGGGCGGACAAGTACGGACTCTCGCAGCTGCACCAGCTCCGCGGTCGGGTGGGCCGCGGCCGGGAACGCGCCTACGCCTACTTCCTGTACCCCTCCGAAAAACCGCTGGGCGAGGTGGCGCTGGAGCGCCTCAAAGCCGTCGCCACGCACAACGAGCTCGGCGCCGGCATGCAGCTGGCCATGAAGGACCTCGAAATCCGTGGCGCAGGGAACCTGCTCGGCGGCGAGCAGTCCGGCCACATCCAGGGCGTCGGCTTCGACCTCTACATCCGGCTGGTCGGCGAGGCTGTCGCGGAATACCGCGGCGAGGCGGAGGAGAAGGCCGCCGAAATGAAGATCGAACTGCCGGTCAACGCGCACCTTCCGCACGACTACGTGCCCGGCGAACGGCTGCGCCTCGAGGCGTACCGGAAGCTCGCGGGCGCCATCACCTACGAGGCGATCGACGAGGTCCTCGCCGAGCTCGTGGACCGTTACGGGGAGCTGCCGCTGCCCGCGAAGAACCTGATCGACGTCGCCCGCTTCCGCGTGGGCGCCCGCGAAGCCGGGCTGTCCGACATCGCCCTGCAGGGCAACTTCATCAAGTTCTCCCCGGCGCAACTGCCGGAGTCCAAGCTCATGCGGCTGGCCCGGATGTACCCCGGCTCGCAGTCGAAGCCTGCCCTGGACGCGGTGCTGATCCCGAAGCCCAAGACGGCGAAGATCGGCGGCCGGGACCTGCAGGACGCCGGGATCCTCGAATGGGCCAACGGCGTCATACGCAACATCTTCTCCGACGCCGCTGTGGAAGCCGCGAGGAGCCAGCCGTGA
- a CDS encoding DUF2505 family protein, with the protein MNGTRDNGTPTPAAPKTVLVTGATGYIGGRLVPRLLEAGHTVKVLVRTPAKIAGVPWLADVEVIHGSLDDGAALRGALDGVDVLYYLVHSMAAGPGFESKEKAMAGIAATAATDAGVGRIIYLGGLHPANAELSTHMRSREAVGKIFLDGPVDAVVFQAGVVIGSGSASFEMIRHLAETLPVMPAPNWVKNRIEAIAVRDVLHYLVAAASLDGTINRTFDIGCRQVLTYAEMMKEYAAEAGLPRRLVLALPVPAPKLAGMWVALTTPIPLSMSLPLVESLQHDAVSREHDIDSYIPLPEGGLTPYRRAVALALAKERDGQVETTWASAGADADPLPSDPDWAGHRVYLDERSYSSPVDLKHVWTIIEGIGGRNGWYSLPLAWRVRGWLDKLTGGAGLLRGRRHPHLLAEGEVVDWWRVERVDRGRLLRLRAEMRAPGRAWLELSVEPDGTGSRYRQRAIFFPKGLSGRLYWLAVLPFHSLIFPAMSRNITAAARGLQELESESAGHTPYDVWSPNRPATPHGGPPMSLSASTTVPHSVDRVTAVFVNEDFLRHTSELVGGTLESFAVDGDTAGAFSTTTVRTIPTTRMPEIARKFVGESLKVTQLETWDAPAADGSRQSKISLKIGGAPLDVSAVQRLVSDGGSTRIELEGTVTSSVPFLGGKIADAAEPMVGKALNIQSTQAQAWLESH; encoded by the coding sequence ATGAACGGCACCCGGGACAACGGAACCCCCACGCCTGCAGCCCCGAAGACGGTGCTTGTCACGGGCGCCACGGGCTACATCGGCGGGCGGCTGGTGCCCCGGCTGCTGGAGGCCGGCCACACGGTCAAGGTCCTCGTCCGGACCCCGGCCAAGATCGCCGGCGTGCCGTGGCTGGCGGATGTGGAAGTCATCCACGGCAGCCTCGACGACGGCGCCGCCCTGCGCGGGGCGCTGGACGGCGTCGACGTCCTCTATTACCTCGTCCACTCGATGGCGGCCGGGCCGGGATTCGAATCCAAGGAAAAGGCAATGGCCGGGATCGCCGCCACCGCGGCCACGGACGCCGGAGTCGGCAGGATCATCTACCTGGGCGGGCTGCACCCTGCCAATGCCGAATTGTCCACCCATATGCGGTCCCGCGAAGCCGTGGGCAAGATCTTCCTCGACGGGCCGGTGGACGCGGTCGTCTTCCAGGCCGGCGTCGTGATCGGCTCCGGCTCCGCGTCCTTCGAGATGATCCGGCACCTGGCCGAGACACTGCCGGTGATGCCCGCCCCCAACTGGGTGAAGAACCGGATCGAAGCCATCGCCGTCCGTGACGTGCTGCACTACCTCGTGGCCGCCGCCTCCCTGGACGGCACCATCAACCGCACCTTCGACATCGGCTGCCGCCAGGTCCTGACGTACGCGGAAATGATGAAGGAGTACGCCGCCGAGGCCGGCCTGCCGCGGCGGCTGGTGCTGGCGCTGCCGGTCCCGGCACCCAAACTTGCCGGCATGTGGGTAGCCCTGACCACACCCATCCCGCTGTCCATGTCGCTGCCGCTGGTGGAATCCCTCCAGCACGACGCCGTCTCACGGGAACATGACATCGATTCCTACATCCCCCTTCCGGAGGGCGGCCTCACCCCGTACCGGCGCGCGGTGGCCCTGGCCCTGGCCAAGGAGCGCGACGGGCAGGTGGAGACCACATGGGCCAGCGCCGGCGCCGACGCCGATCCCCTCCCCAGCGATCCCGACTGGGCCGGGCACCGGGTGTACCTGGACGAACGGAGCTACTCCAGCCCGGTGGACCTCAAACATGTCTGGACCATCATCGAGGGGATCGGCGGCCGCAACGGCTGGTACTCGCTGCCGCTGGCGTGGCGTGTGCGGGGTTGGCTGGACAAGCTCACCGGCGGCGCGGGGCTGCTGCGCGGCCGGCGGCACCCCCATCTGCTGGCCGAAGGCGAAGTGGTCGACTGGTGGCGGGTCGAGCGCGTCGACCGCGGCCGGCTGCTCCGGCTGCGGGCCGAGATGCGGGCCCCGGGCCGCGCCTGGCTGGAGCTCTCGGTGGAGCCGGACGGGACCGGCAGCCGCTACCGGCAGCGGGCCATCTTCTTCCCCAAAGGCCTGAGCGGGCGCCTCTACTGGCTTGCCGTGCTGCCGTTTCACAGCCTGATTTTCCCTGCCATGTCACGGAATATCACGGCCGCGGCCCGGGGCCTGCAGGAGCTCGAATCGGAGTCTGCCGGGCACACGCCGTACGATGTTTGGAGCCCGAATCGTCCAGCCACACCCCACGGAGGACCCCCAATGTCCCTGAGTGCATCCACCACCGTTCCGCACAGCGTTGACCGCGTCACCGCTGTTTTCGTCAACGAGGATTTCCTGCGCCACACAAGCGAACTCGTCGGCGGCACCCTTGAATCCTTCGCCGTCGACGGCGACACCGCCGGCGCGTTCAGCACCACCACGGTGCGCACGATCCCCACCACCCGCATGCCGGAAATCGCCCGGAAGTTCGTCGGCGAAAGCCTCAAGGTGACCCAGCTGGAAACCTGGGACGCCCCCGCGGCCGACGGTTCGCGGCAGAGCAAGATCTCCCTGAAAATCGGTGGAGCGCCCCTGGACGTCAGCGCCGTCCAGCGCCTCGTGTCCGACGGCGGCAGCACCCGGATCGAGCTGGAGGGCACCGTCACGTCCTCGGTTCCGTTCCTCGGCGGCAAGATCGCCGATGCGGCCGAGCCGATGGTGGGAAAGGCCCTGAACATCCAGTCCACGCAGGCCCAGGCCTGGCTCGAGAGCCACTAG